In Ahaetulla prasina isolate Xishuangbanna chromosome 6, ASM2864084v1, whole genome shotgun sequence, a single window of DNA contains:
- the LOC131201330 gene encoding uncharacterized protein K02A2.6-like, with protein sequence MSWDNLVRALPAIAKRKLQPQRLKVQDYQGNRIPVRGVTSVHVEYGHYKKTLPITIVDGTLPSLLGLDWFRALGMGVTGIFRNEVDLKDTLTKEFGDVFKDCLGKYKGTPISFNLDPQVAPIRLKARRVPFALKPRIDRELDKLVNQGILVPVDHAKWETPIVTPVKPDGSVRICADYKATLNKALQKSAYPVPVVQHLLHSMGRFRYDPP encoded by the exons atgtcctgggacaacctcgtgagagccttacccgccatcgcaaagcgcaagctgcaaccacaaagactaaaagtacaggactaccaggggaatcgcatccctgttcgaggggtaacgtccgtccacgtcgagtatggacactacaagaaaactctgcccatcaccatcgtcgatgggaccctgccaagcttgttgggactggactggttccgagcattgggcatgggagtgactggaatcttcagaaacgaagtcgacctcaaagacacactcacgaaggagtttggggacgttttcaaagactgcctgggcaagtacaaggggacccctatatcctttaacttagacccccaagttgcccctatccgcctaaaggctaggagggtcccgttcgccctaaagcccaggattgaccgggaactggacaaactagtaaaccagggaattctagtgccagttgaccatgctaagtgggagacccccatagtcaccccagtcaaaccggacggatcggtccggatttgcgctgactacaaggcaacgctgaacaaagcgttgcaaaagagtgcttaccccgttccggtggtacagcacttactgcactcaatggggc gtttcaggtatgatcccccaTAA